The Carassius carassius chromosome 31, fCarCar2.1, whole genome shotgun sequence genome includes a region encoding these proteins:
- the LOC132111723 gene encoding zinc finger protein 106-like isoform X2 encodes MVKEQKCILCETVYSSKQEMEEHMRSMLHHRELENLKGRDCGHECRVCGVTEVSLTDYASHISSPLHKQRIEDQKNSPTNKDQDEEYFDKDIVQLIEKRKEMIRKEEASAKQAKEEQEECRRWQEFQTQWLGPRPMMYQQCGPWDRPYPNFPQIPKRGRGSNWRNFRVSSPERGKRFHPSRDVRCATWHAQGPPHLQKWESVGHHGGSLHNQGNFWGGRPGGFNIWHPQLRKQLSWNKSQFNVPWNGQYMPPPRLFKSPAKEPQKTPSSSENQTQGEQILEESGGEHDPSKGKGQKSEKAHRWAPYPQTQLGDPSSQTNPQPPLDKSDVESPQTSKAESFNVGSQDMERISKADQNNWQYKPTEPEKSCFKNIGSTSMDSFSYPSTSTIWKPEKPSKLAEDGSEMNLKQTGSQDFVSSKGFKHSHSSSEFPQHATSNAEQDLLSEILQKSKETLLNRNNSDIYGTESCLKGPKAVPQINEQVESSELNNNQKLHESKKILNESKCQESLFFVSCFSNELEQLTSTETSVQIGNVCSDTRPSLQSLQVSTSTMDHEDEEECGEMEENQVMDTLDGGLCSAGEGSHSSPSQQTAGDSVPPLSKLALPACLQRDLNRHMGTKGKAASHEPNLNIARRIRNVSGTRKNETEKDSGLKPTLRQLISSSGSRRNVNWDQVYQEVNRKKQGKGLPRFGIEMVPCEPEGPNQMDEGDVPLSEGFHWDSLVEFSQVPSRKRSLSESNVVKDGSAGTSSLPKAVEPVRDSPSRGPTQPPRREELQSKGHLEILGSKGPSKGPEEVEEDGGCLSEPELIDTQGAGKKRRATGDVVSTEIPNEDRKNKRQKIKAKKERSQVDQLLAVSLREEELNKSLQAVDDNLIQARAALQAAYLEVQRLLVVKQQVTNEMNSLRTKRIEILQGMQGEFESKERERNSEDILTSSSTQVSQITANPVHPTTASHSSSLVSLLPVTIKQEPISQCILIPEPNLVKSPLLAPQSPAPVQTVFATCQTDTTFSSKMEASRDATSMALTAASSVHRSEPSPVKEIQPNLSSQEGPNPSSSLMSATISPKLLSPSNHLENNPVKRVRKLKKRKCLNKAKLNEQPEISESELDAVQPTTRPTRKCQPHRRSSSTKVSPPRPDENEEMAVTKVSKTKTQGAKLATPPVNECHSDSSELEMVELPPPDIDIVNLDSSDPEEMPEKKAMKPATAYTTGHVVKDPQNLACNEVTSTSEIHTSSTVKASESEVKSASVLESKVPSDISDPGEEEVPTEGEFEGHQEAVNAMQIHNGLLYTCSGDRTIRAFNLISRKCVAVFEGHSSKVNCLLVSCGGGLQQRLYSGSSDQTIRCYSLKTTECVEQLSLPDRVLCLYNRWKILYAGLANGSVVTFSLRNNKQLDVFECHGPRAVSCLATAQEGARRILLVGSYDTTISVRDAKSGLLLRTLEGHSKTVLCMKVVNDLVFSGSSDQSVHAHNIHTGELVRIYKGHSHAVTVVAILGKVMVTACLDKLVRVYELQSHDRLQVYGGHSDMVMCMVIHKSMIYTGCYDGSVRAVRLNLIQNYRCWWYGCTLIFGVMEHLQQHLLNDHTSPAQQTFKCRWRNCDTFFTTRNGSKQAVHCHMQKHAEDDSKMEP; translated from the exons GAAAGAAGAGGCTTCTGCAAAACAGGCTAAAGAAGAACAGGAAGAATGCAGGAGGTGGCAGGAGTTTCAGACTCAGTGGCTTGGGCCAAGGCCTATGATGTACCAGCAGTGTGGCCCTTGGGACCGGCCCTATCCTAACTTTCCTCAGATACCCAAAAGGGGCAGAGGCTCCAATTGGCGGAATTTCAGAGTTTCATCCCCTGAACGTGGCAAAAGGTTTCATCCTAGCCGGGATGTGAGGTGTGCCACATGGCATGCTCAAGGACCGCCTCACTTGCAGAAATGGGAATCTGTTGGTCATCATGGAGGGAGTTTGCACAACCAAGGAAACTTCTGGGGTGGTAGACCAGGTGGATTCAATATCTGGCATCCACAACTGAGAAAGCAATTATCCTGGAACAAAAGCCAATTTAATGTCCCTTGGAATGGACAATATATGCCACCACCTAGGCTCTTTAAATCACCTGCAAAAGAGCCTCAGAAGACACCCAGCAGCTCTGAGAATCAGACACAGGGTGAACAGATTCTAGAAGAATCTGGTGGAGAGCATGATCCCAGCAAAGGTAAGGGACAGAAGTCAGAGAAAGCTCACCGATGGGcaccatatccacaaactcaaCTTGGGGATCCTTCCTCCCAGACTAACCCTCAGCCACCATTAGATAAGTCAGATGTGGAGTCTCCTCAAACCTCTAAGGCAGAAAGTTTCAATGTGGGCAGTCAGGACATGGAGAGGATATCCAAGGCAGACCAAAATAATTGGCAGTATAAACCCACAGAACCTGAAAAGAGTTGCTTCAAGAACATTGGCAGTACTAGCATGGATAGTTTCTCCTATCCCTCCACATCAACTATTTGGAAACCGGAGAAGCCTAGCAAGCTTGCTGAAGATGGTTCAGAAATGAATCTCAAACAAACAGGAAGTCAAGACTTTGTCAGCTCTAAAGGTTTTAAGCATTCCCATTCAAGCTCTGAATTCCCACAACATGCCACTTCCAATGCAGAGCAAGATCTGCTGTCTGAGATACTGCAAAAATCTAAAGAGACATTGCTTAATAGAAATAACTCTGACATATATGGTACAGAGAGCTGCCTCAAAGGACCAAAGGCTGTGCCTCAGATTAACGAGCAAGTAGAGAGTTCAGAACTAAACAATAATCAAAAATTACATGAGAGTAAGAAGATACTTAACGAGAGCAAGTGTCAAGAAAGTTTGTTTTTTGTGAGCTGTTTTAGCAATGAACTAGAGCAGTTAACCAGTACTGAGACCTCAGTACAGATTGGCAATGTGTGCAGTGATACTAGGCCATCTCTGCAATCCTTACAAGTTAGTACCTCCACTATGGACCACGAAGATGAGGAGGAGTGTGGTGAAATGGAAGAAAATCAAGTCATGGACACACTGGATGGAGGTTTGTGTTCAGCTGGTGAGGGGTCCCACAGCAGCCCATCCCAACAAACTGCTGGTGACTCTGTGCCCCCTTTAAGTAAGCTTGCCTTGCCTGCATGTCTACAAAGGGATCTGAACCGCCATATGGGCACCAAAGGCAAAGCTGCATCCCATGAACCCAACTTGAATATTGCCAGGCGCATTAGAAATGTGAGTGGCACACGAAAGAATGAGACTGAGAAGGACTCAGGACTTAAACCCACTTTACGGCAGCTTATTAGCTCCTCTGGCTCAAGGCGGAATGTCAACTGGGACCAGGTCTACCAGGAAGTCAACCGGAAGAAGCAGGGCAAGGGCTTACCAAG ATTTGGTATAGAAATGGTGCCCTGTGAACCTGAGGGTCCGAACCAAATGGATGAAGGTGACGTACCTCTTTCTGAGGGCTTTCATTGGGACTCCCTGGTTGAATTTAGTCAAGTGCCTTCCCGTAAGCGTAGCTTGTCTGAAAGCAATGTGGTCAAAGATGGTTCTGCAGGTACCAGTTCCCTCCCCAAAGCTGTAGAACCAGTGAGAGACTCTCCTTCTCGTGGCCCCACACAGCCACCAAGGAGAGAGGAGCTGCAGTCCAAAGGCCATCTGGAGATTCTAGGTTCGAAAGGCCCTTCTAAGGGCCCAGAGGAAGTTGAAGAAGATGGCGGTTGTTTATCAGAGCCTGAACTGATTGACACGCAAGGAGCTGGGAAGAAACGCAGAGCTACAGGG GATGTAGTGTCTACAGAGATTCCTAATGAAGATAGGAAAAACAAGAGGCAAAAAATTAAGGCTAAGAAAG agcGCTCGCAAGTGGATCAGTTGTTGGCTGTATCTCTACGTGAGGAGGAACTTAACAAATCTCTTCAGGCTGTGGACGACAACCTTATTCAGGCACGTGCTGCCCTGCAAGCTGCCTATTTGGAAGTGCAGCGCTTGCTTGTGGTGAAACAACAG GTAACTAATGAGATGAACTCTTTGAGAACCAAGCGCATTGAAATTCTTCAAGGAATGCAAG GTGAATTTGAgtcaaaagaaagagagaggaacaGTGAGGACATCTTAACTTCTTCATCAACCCAGGTTTCTCAGATCACCGCCAACCCTGTTCACCCAACAACAGCTTCTCACTCATCCTCTTTAGTCTCCTTACTGCCTGTTACCATCAAACAGGAGCCCATCTCTCAATGTATCCTCATTCCTGAGCCTAACCTTGTCAAAAGCCCCCTCCTAGCACCTCAAAGTCCTGCACCTGTCCAAACTGTGTTTGCAACCTGTCAAACAG ATACTACCTTCAGCAGTAAGATGGAGGCTTCACGAGACGCCACAAGCATGGCTTTGACAGCAGCTTCCTCAGTTCACAGATCAGAGCCGTCACCCGTCAAAGAAATTCAACCAAATTTGAGTTCTCAAGAGGGCCCAAACCCATCTTCCTCACTAATGTCTGCAACCATCTCTCCTAAGCTACTGTCTCCCTCTAACCACCTAGAAAATAATCCAGTTAAACGTGTTCGAAAGCTAAAGAAGAGGAAGTGTCTTAATAAAGCAAAGTTGAATGAGCAGCCTGAAATCAGTGAATCTGAGCTTGATGCAGTGCAGCCCACTACTCGACCTACCCGCAAGTGCCAACCTCATCGGCGATCCAGCAGCACGAAAGTCTCACCCCCCAGACCAGATGAAAATGAAGAGATGGCGGTGACCAAAGTTTCAAAGACGAAAACACAGGGAGCCAAGCTAGCCACACCACCAGTGAATGAATGTCACTCTGATTCATCTGAACTGGAGATGGTGGAGCTTCCTCCACCTGATATTGACATTGTCAATCTAGATTCTTCAGACCCAGAAGAGATGCCTGAAAAGAAGGCCATGAAGCCAGCCACGGCGTACACAACAGGCCATGTCGTCAAAGACCCTCAAAATCTTGCCTGCAATGAGGTCACCTCCACTAGTGAAATTCATACTAGCAGCACGGTCAAGGCTAGTGAAAG TGAAGTAAAATCAGCCTCAGTGTTGGAGTCCAAGGTGCCTTCAG aTATATCAGATCCAGGGGAGGAGGAGGTGCCAACAGAAGGGGAGTTTGAAGGCCATCAAGAGGCTGTAAATGCAATGCAGATCCATAATGGACTGCTGTACACTTGCTCAGGGGACCGCACTATACGCGCTTTCAACCTGATA AGCCGGAAGTGTGTGGCAGTGTTTGAAGGCCACAGCAGTAAAGTGAATTGTCTGTTGGTGTCATGTGGAGGAGGCCTGCAACAACGCCTGTACTCGGGATCAAGTGACCAGACCATCCGCTGTTACAGCCTCAAA ACGACAGAGTGTGTGGAACAGCTGTCTCTTCCAGATCGAGTGCTTTGTCTTTATAATCGTTGGAAAATTCTCTATGCTGGTCTGGCCAATGGCTCTGTGGTCACCTTCAGTCTTAGG AACAATAAGCAGCTGGATGTGTTTGAGTGCCACGGCCCGAGGGCTGTCAGTTGTCTGGCGACGGCTCAGGAAGGGGCTCGCCGTATCCTGCTGGTCGGCTCTTATGACACCACCATCAGTGTTAGAGATGCTAAGAGTGGCCTGTTGCTGCGAACACTGGAGGGCCACAGCAAAACTGTGCTCTGCATGAAG GTAGTGAATGATTTGGTGTTCAGTGGCTCGAGTGACCAGTCTGTacatgcacataatatacat ACAGGAGAATTGGTGAGGATCTATAAGGGTCATAGTCATGCCGTCACTGTGGTGGCCATACTGGGAAAGGTGATGGTCACTGCTTGCCTGGACAAACTTGTCCGTGTGTACGAGCTCCAG TCTCATGACAGACTTCAAGTATATGGTGGACATTCAGACATGGTGATGTGTATGGTCATCCACAAGAGCATG ATCTACACAGGCTGCTATGATGGGAGCGTGAGAGCTGTCAGATTGAACCTGATTCAGAACTACCGCTGCTGG TGGTACGGTTGTACGCTAATCTTTGGCGTGATGGAGCACCTGCAGCAGCACCTGCTGAACGATCACACCTCCCCAGCACAGCAGACATTCAAATGCCGCTGGAGGAACTGCGACACCTTCTTCACAACCCGCAATGGCTCTAAACAG GCAGTACACTGTCACATGCAGAAACATGCTGAGGACGACAGTAAAATGGAGCCATGA
- the LOC132111723 gene encoding zinc finger protein 106-like isoform X1, producing MIEKSVCLLISRKDLNSLDSYSAVAMPEGSIEQPMYPSVPRDCGHECRVCGVTEVSLTDYASHISSPLHKQRIEDQKNSPTNKDQDEEYFDKDIVQLIEKRKEMIRKEEASAKQAKEEQEECRRWQEFQTQWLGPRPMMYQQCGPWDRPYPNFPQIPKRGRGSNWRNFRVSSPERGKRFHPSRDVRCATWHAQGPPHLQKWESVGHHGGSLHNQGNFWGGRPGGFNIWHPQLRKQLSWNKSQFNVPWNGQYMPPPRLFKSPAKEPQKTPSSSENQTQGEQILEESGGEHDPSKGKGQKSEKAHRWAPYPQTQLGDPSSQTNPQPPLDKSDVESPQTSKAESFNVGSQDMERISKADQNNWQYKPTEPEKSCFKNIGSTSMDSFSYPSTSTIWKPEKPSKLAEDGSEMNLKQTGSQDFVSSKGFKHSHSSSEFPQHATSNAEQDLLSEILQKSKETLLNRNNSDIYGTESCLKGPKAVPQINEQVESSELNNNQKLHESKKILNESKCQESLFFVSCFSNELEQLTSTETSVQIGNVCSDTRPSLQSLQVSTSTMDHEDEEECGEMEENQVMDTLDGGLCSAGEGSHSSPSQQTAGDSVPPLSKLALPACLQRDLNRHMGTKGKAASHEPNLNIARRIRNVSGTRKNETEKDSGLKPTLRQLISSSGSRRNVNWDQVYQEVNRKKQGKGLPRFGIEMVPCEPEGPNQMDEGDVPLSEGFHWDSLVEFSQVPSRKRSLSESNVVKDGSAGTSSLPKAVEPVRDSPSRGPTQPPRREELQSKGHLEILGSKGPSKGPEEVEEDGGCLSEPELIDTQGAGKKRRATGDVVSTEIPNEDRKNKRQKIKAKKERSQVDQLLAVSLREEELNKSLQAVDDNLIQARAALQAAYLEVQRLLVVKQQVTNEMNSLRTKRIEILQGMQGEFESKERERNSEDILTSSSTQVSQITANPVHPTTASHSSSLVSLLPVTIKQEPISQCILIPEPNLVKSPLLAPQSPAPVQTVFATCQTDTTFSSKMEASRDATSMALTAASSVHRSEPSPVKEIQPNLSSQEGPNPSSSLMSATISPKLLSPSNHLENNPVKRVRKLKKRKCLNKAKLNEQPEISESELDAVQPTTRPTRKCQPHRRSSSTKVSPPRPDENEEMAVTKVSKTKTQGAKLATPPVNECHSDSSELEMVELPPPDIDIVNLDSSDPEEMPEKKAMKPATAYTTGHVVKDPQNLACNEVTSTSEIHTSSTVKASESEVKSASVLESKVPSDISDPGEEEVPTEGEFEGHQEAVNAMQIHNGLLYTCSGDRTIRAFNLISRKCVAVFEGHSSKVNCLLVSCGGGLQQRLYSGSSDQTIRCYSLKTTECVEQLSLPDRVLCLYNRWKILYAGLANGSVVTFSLRNNKQLDVFECHGPRAVSCLATAQEGARRILLVGSYDTTISVRDAKSGLLLRTLEGHSKTVLCMKVVNDLVFSGSSDQSVHAHNIHTGELVRIYKGHSHAVTVVAILGKVMVTACLDKLVRVYELQSHDRLQVYGGHSDMVMCMVIHKSMIYTGCYDGSVRAVRLNLIQNYRCWWYGCTLIFGVMEHLQQHLLNDHTSPAQQTFKCRWRNCDTFFTTRNGSKQAVHCHMQKHAEDDSKMEP from the exons GAAAGAAGAGGCTTCTGCAAAACAGGCTAAAGAAGAACAGGAAGAATGCAGGAGGTGGCAGGAGTTTCAGACTCAGTGGCTTGGGCCAAGGCCTATGATGTACCAGCAGTGTGGCCCTTGGGACCGGCCCTATCCTAACTTTCCTCAGATACCCAAAAGGGGCAGAGGCTCCAATTGGCGGAATTTCAGAGTTTCATCCCCTGAACGTGGCAAAAGGTTTCATCCTAGCCGGGATGTGAGGTGTGCCACATGGCATGCTCAAGGACCGCCTCACTTGCAGAAATGGGAATCTGTTGGTCATCATGGAGGGAGTTTGCACAACCAAGGAAACTTCTGGGGTGGTAGACCAGGTGGATTCAATATCTGGCATCCACAACTGAGAAAGCAATTATCCTGGAACAAAAGCCAATTTAATGTCCCTTGGAATGGACAATATATGCCACCACCTAGGCTCTTTAAATCACCTGCAAAAGAGCCTCAGAAGACACCCAGCAGCTCTGAGAATCAGACACAGGGTGAACAGATTCTAGAAGAATCTGGTGGAGAGCATGATCCCAGCAAAGGTAAGGGACAGAAGTCAGAGAAAGCTCACCGATGGGcaccatatccacaaactcaaCTTGGGGATCCTTCCTCCCAGACTAACCCTCAGCCACCATTAGATAAGTCAGATGTGGAGTCTCCTCAAACCTCTAAGGCAGAAAGTTTCAATGTGGGCAGTCAGGACATGGAGAGGATATCCAAGGCAGACCAAAATAATTGGCAGTATAAACCCACAGAACCTGAAAAGAGTTGCTTCAAGAACATTGGCAGTACTAGCATGGATAGTTTCTCCTATCCCTCCACATCAACTATTTGGAAACCGGAGAAGCCTAGCAAGCTTGCTGAAGATGGTTCAGAAATGAATCTCAAACAAACAGGAAGTCAAGACTTTGTCAGCTCTAAAGGTTTTAAGCATTCCCATTCAAGCTCTGAATTCCCACAACATGCCACTTCCAATGCAGAGCAAGATCTGCTGTCTGAGATACTGCAAAAATCTAAAGAGACATTGCTTAATAGAAATAACTCTGACATATATGGTACAGAGAGCTGCCTCAAAGGACCAAAGGCTGTGCCTCAGATTAACGAGCAAGTAGAGAGTTCAGAACTAAACAATAATCAAAAATTACATGAGAGTAAGAAGATACTTAACGAGAGCAAGTGTCAAGAAAGTTTGTTTTTTGTGAGCTGTTTTAGCAATGAACTAGAGCAGTTAACCAGTACTGAGACCTCAGTACAGATTGGCAATGTGTGCAGTGATACTAGGCCATCTCTGCAATCCTTACAAGTTAGTACCTCCACTATGGACCACGAAGATGAGGAGGAGTGTGGTGAAATGGAAGAAAATCAAGTCATGGACACACTGGATGGAGGTTTGTGTTCAGCTGGTGAGGGGTCCCACAGCAGCCCATCCCAACAAACTGCTGGTGACTCTGTGCCCCCTTTAAGTAAGCTTGCCTTGCCTGCATGTCTACAAAGGGATCTGAACCGCCATATGGGCACCAAAGGCAAAGCTGCATCCCATGAACCCAACTTGAATATTGCCAGGCGCATTAGAAATGTGAGTGGCACACGAAAGAATGAGACTGAGAAGGACTCAGGACTTAAACCCACTTTACGGCAGCTTATTAGCTCCTCTGGCTCAAGGCGGAATGTCAACTGGGACCAGGTCTACCAGGAAGTCAACCGGAAGAAGCAGGGCAAGGGCTTACCAAG ATTTGGTATAGAAATGGTGCCCTGTGAACCTGAGGGTCCGAACCAAATGGATGAAGGTGACGTACCTCTTTCTGAGGGCTTTCATTGGGACTCCCTGGTTGAATTTAGTCAAGTGCCTTCCCGTAAGCGTAGCTTGTCTGAAAGCAATGTGGTCAAAGATGGTTCTGCAGGTACCAGTTCCCTCCCCAAAGCTGTAGAACCAGTGAGAGACTCTCCTTCTCGTGGCCCCACACAGCCACCAAGGAGAGAGGAGCTGCAGTCCAAAGGCCATCTGGAGATTCTAGGTTCGAAAGGCCCTTCTAAGGGCCCAGAGGAAGTTGAAGAAGATGGCGGTTGTTTATCAGAGCCTGAACTGATTGACACGCAAGGAGCTGGGAAGAAACGCAGAGCTACAGGG GATGTAGTGTCTACAGAGATTCCTAATGAAGATAGGAAAAACAAGAGGCAAAAAATTAAGGCTAAGAAAG agcGCTCGCAAGTGGATCAGTTGTTGGCTGTATCTCTACGTGAGGAGGAACTTAACAAATCTCTTCAGGCTGTGGACGACAACCTTATTCAGGCACGTGCTGCCCTGCAAGCTGCCTATTTGGAAGTGCAGCGCTTGCTTGTGGTGAAACAACAG GTAACTAATGAGATGAACTCTTTGAGAACCAAGCGCATTGAAATTCTTCAAGGAATGCAAG GTGAATTTGAgtcaaaagaaagagagaggaacaGTGAGGACATCTTAACTTCTTCATCAACCCAGGTTTCTCAGATCACCGCCAACCCTGTTCACCCAACAACAGCTTCTCACTCATCCTCTTTAGTCTCCTTACTGCCTGTTACCATCAAACAGGAGCCCATCTCTCAATGTATCCTCATTCCTGAGCCTAACCTTGTCAAAAGCCCCCTCCTAGCACCTCAAAGTCCTGCACCTGTCCAAACTGTGTTTGCAACCTGTCAAACAG ATACTACCTTCAGCAGTAAGATGGAGGCTTCACGAGACGCCACAAGCATGGCTTTGACAGCAGCTTCCTCAGTTCACAGATCAGAGCCGTCACCCGTCAAAGAAATTCAACCAAATTTGAGTTCTCAAGAGGGCCCAAACCCATCTTCCTCACTAATGTCTGCAACCATCTCTCCTAAGCTACTGTCTCCCTCTAACCACCTAGAAAATAATCCAGTTAAACGTGTTCGAAAGCTAAAGAAGAGGAAGTGTCTTAATAAAGCAAAGTTGAATGAGCAGCCTGAAATCAGTGAATCTGAGCTTGATGCAGTGCAGCCCACTACTCGACCTACCCGCAAGTGCCAACCTCATCGGCGATCCAGCAGCACGAAAGTCTCACCCCCCAGACCAGATGAAAATGAAGAGATGGCGGTGACCAAAGTTTCAAAGACGAAAACACAGGGAGCCAAGCTAGCCACACCACCAGTGAATGAATGTCACTCTGATTCATCTGAACTGGAGATGGTGGAGCTTCCTCCACCTGATATTGACATTGTCAATCTAGATTCTTCAGACCCAGAAGAGATGCCTGAAAAGAAGGCCATGAAGCCAGCCACGGCGTACACAACAGGCCATGTCGTCAAAGACCCTCAAAATCTTGCCTGCAATGAGGTCACCTCCACTAGTGAAATTCATACTAGCAGCACGGTCAAGGCTAGTGAAAG TGAAGTAAAATCAGCCTCAGTGTTGGAGTCCAAGGTGCCTTCAG aTATATCAGATCCAGGGGAGGAGGAGGTGCCAACAGAAGGGGAGTTTGAAGGCCATCAAGAGGCTGTAAATGCAATGCAGATCCATAATGGACTGCTGTACACTTGCTCAGGGGACCGCACTATACGCGCTTTCAACCTGATA AGCCGGAAGTGTGTGGCAGTGTTTGAAGGCCACAGCAGTAAAGTGAATTGTCTGTTGGTGTCATGTGGAGGAGGCCTGCAACAACGCCTGTACTCGGGATCAAGTGACCAGACCATCCGCTGTTACAGCCTCAAA ACGACAGAGTGTGTGGAACAGCTGTCTCTTCCAGATCGAGTGCTTTGTCTTTATAATCGTTGGAAAATTCTCTATGCTGGTCTGGCCAATGGCTCTGTGGTCACCTTCAGTCTTAGG AACAATAAGCAGCTGGATGTGTTTGAGTGCCACGGCCCGAGGGCTGTCAGTTGTCTGGCGACGGCTCAGGAAGGGGCTCGCCGTATCCTGCTGGTCGGCTCTTATGACACCACCATCAGTGTTAGAGATGCTAAGAGTGGCCTGTTGCTGCGAACACTGGAGGGCCACAGCAAAACTGTGCTCTGCATGAAG GTAGTGAATGATTTGGTGTTCAGTGGCTCGAGTGACCAGTCTGTacatgcacataatatacat ACAGGAGAATTGGTGAGGATCTATAAGGGTCATAGTCATGCCGTCACTGTGGTGGCCATACTGGGAAAGGTGATGGTCACTGCTTGCCTGGACAAACTTGTCCGTGTGTACGAGCTCCAG TCTCATGACAGACTTCAAGTATATGGTGGACATTCAGACATGGTGATGTGTATGGTCATCCACAAGAGCATG ATCTACACAGGCTGCTATGATGGGAGCGTGAGAGCTGTCAGATTGAACCTGATTCAGAACTACCGCTGCTGG TGGTACGGTTGTACGCTAATCTTTGGCGTGATGGAGCACCTGCAGCAGCACCTGCTGAACGATCACACCTCCCCAGCACAGCAGACATTCAAATGCCGCTGGAGGAACTGCGACACCTTCTTCACAACCCGCAATGGCTCTAAACAG GCAGTACACTGTCACATGCAGAAACATGCTGAGGACGACAGTAAAATGGAGCCATGA